The following are encoded together in the Peromyscus leucopus breed LL Stock chromosome 1, UCI_PerLeu_2.1, whole genome shotgun sequence genome:
- the LOC114684481 gene encoding vomeronasal type-1 receptor 4-like, producing MPSHRIDIRNLTIKIIFLSQTSAGILGNFSLLYYYLVHYGESKLKPTYLIHMHLMAANTLIILSTGVPNTIAAFGMKHFLSNSACRLILYIQRVGRSVSIATTCLLSIFQFTTISHKECCCKDQRVKASKYIGCSIALLWVLYMLINVIFPVYPFIKRNSKNMTSKRDFGYCSTDGRDEISDSLYSALVVCPEIFFSLLMAWSSGSMIVILYRHKQRVQHIRSTSGSSKVYFESKATQSILALVSTFLAFYTLSSILQGCVALLYNHNWWLININRLTSLGFPCFAPFVLINCYSVVPRLSLVWIRNKISNSYFKYVNDTFLSGIQLFTLPSPSQSQYRKLREY from the coding sequence ATGCCCAGTCACAGAATCGACATCCGGAATCTGACCATCAAAATCATTTTCTTGTCACAAACTTCAGctggaattctgggaaatttctctcttctttactaCTATCTAGTTCACTATGGAGAAAGCAAATTAAAGCCCACATATTTGATTCACATGCACTTAATGGCAGCCAACACTTTGATCATTCTCTCTACAGGAGTGCCGAACACAATCGCAGCTTTTGGGATGAAGCACTTTTTAAGCAATTCTGCATGTAGATTAATTTTGTACATTCAAAGAGTTGGCCGGAGTGTTTCCATTGCCACCACCTGCCTCTTGAGTATCTTCCAGTTCACCACCATCAGTCACAAGGAATGTTGCTGTAAGGATCAAAGAGTCAAAGCTTCAAAGTACATTGGCTGCTCCATTGCCCTCCTCTGGGTTTTGTACATGTTGATAAATGTCATTTTCCCTGTGTACCCATTTATTAAAAGGAATAGTAAAAATATGACAAGCAAACGAGATTTTGGATACTGCTCAACTGATGGGCGGGATGAAATCAGTGACTCCCTCTATTCAGCACTGGTGGTGTGCCCTGAaatcttcttttctttgctcATGGCCTGGTCCAGTGGCTCCATGATTGTCATTCTGTACAGACACAAGCAGAGGGTTCAACACATCCGTAGCACTAGTGGTTCCAGTAAAGTCTACTTTGagtccaaagctacccagagcaTCCTGGCCCTGGTGTCTACCTTTCTGGCTTTTTatactctctcctccatcttacaAGGCTGTGTCGCTCTTTTGTATAATCACAATTGGTGGCTGATCAACATCAATCGCCTCACTTCTCTGGGTTTTCCCTGTTTTGCACCATTTGTTCTTATAAATTGTTACTCTGTGGTTCCTAGACTCAGTTTGGTCTGGATAAGGAATAAAATATCTAATTCTTATTTTAAGTATGTAAATGATACATTTCTTTCTGGTATCCAGTTGTTTACTCTGCCATCTCCCTCACAAAGCCAGTACAGAAAATTGAGGGAGTACTAA